A region of Pleionea litopenaei DNA encodes the following proteins:
- a CDS encoding carboxy terminal-processing peptidase translates to MMFQAKKSYSLMKSVIVGLGVAVPLALFGQGVLENKAATKDNRDKALLNTPTSVESLMPLPSHSSVSRMIALLIAREHYLKTNLESNDALSEQILGKYIELLDGNKSYFYADDVQSFQRYRKLIDDSIISGQLKPAFDMYQVFQTRTLERYNYAIELLEKPFDFQKQESYHFDREDRGWATSLQELNELWRKRVKAEALSLMLADKSWEETKEILVKRYKMAQRRIEQNKSEDVFEYFMNAFALTVEPHSSYFSPREAENFDIEMKLSLEGIGAILQMDDVYTKVNKLVTGAPAEKSKQIQEGDRIVGVGQGKEPIEDVVGWRLDDVVDLIRGEAGSKVRLQILPKGEVGGETKVVTLTREQVKLEELSAKSETIKVDMNNQQLTFGVIEIPKFYVDWDAKNRLRLDDYKSTTRDVEKFLKAFEKENIDGLIIDLRNNGGGALDEAVELTGLFIDQGPVVQQRDSRNQVTSFDDNQPGIVYNGPLAVLVNGGSASASEIFAGAIQDYGRGIVIGEQTFGKGTVQSMIDLNYYRSLRDSQLGHLKLTTSKFYRVSGETTQHRGVVPDIQFPSAFSPEEFGESSYENALAWDTISKAKFKPENRFEGVIGALNERHLQRRATSKEFSYLQKDIEEYLARKDDKDISLSLTERRKEIDEQKAKRLKRINQRLVDKGLKPVESLKDFDEKIFEEDDFRLQESGNILADYIVLKNRKKLAEKH, encoded by the coding sequence CAATACCCCAACATCTGTCGAAAGCTTGATGCCTTTGCCATCTCATAGCAGTGTCAGTCGTATGATTGCATTGCTAATTGCTCGTGAACATTATTTGAAAACCAATCTAGAGAGTAATGATGCTCTATCTGAGCAAATCTTAGGAAAGTACATCGAGCTTCTAGATGGTAATAAAAGTTATTTTTATGCCGACGACGTACAATCCTTCCAACGATATCGTAAGTTGATCGACGACAGCATTATCAGCGGTCAACTGAAGCCTGCATTCGATATGTACCAAGTGTTTCAAACTCGAACTTTAGAAAGGTACAACTATGCGATTGAGTTGTTAGAAAAGCCATTTGACTTTCAAAAGCAAGAATCTTATCACTTTGATCGAGAAGATCGTGGTTGGGCGACATCACTGCAAGAGTTGAATGAACTATGGCGAAAGCGAGTCAAAGCGGAAGCCCTAAGCTTGATGTTGGCCGATAAATCTTGGGAAGAAACCAAAGAGATTTTGGTTAAGCGTTATAAAATGGCGCAAAGAAGAATTGAACAAAACAAAAGCGAAGATGTGTTTGAATATTTTATGAATGCCTTTGCTTTAACGGTTGAGCCGCATTCATCGTATTTCTCACCTCGTGAAGCCGAGAATTTTGATATTGAAATGAAGCTTTCTCTAGAAGGTATTGGCGCTATTTTACAAATGGATGATGTGTATACCAAAGTGAATAAGCTTGTAACAGGAGCGCCAGCAGAGAAATCGAAGCAAATTCAAGAAGGCGATCGGATTGTTGGTGTTGGCCAAGGTAAAGAGCCGATTGAAGATGTTGTGGGCTGGCGTTTGGATGATGTTGTCGATTTAATTCGTGGGGAAGCGGGCTCTAAAGTTCGATTGCAAATTCTTCCAAAGGGAGAAGTGGGTGGCGAGACGAAAGTTGTTACCCTAACGCGTGAGCAGGTGAAACTTGAAGAGCTATCGGCAAAGTCTGAAACCATTAAAGTCGATATGAATAATCAACAGTTAACCTTTGGTGTTATCGAGATTCCTAAGTTTTATGTTGATTGGGATGCAAAAAACCGGTTGCGATTAGATGACTACAAAAGCACAACCCGTGACGTCGAAAAGTTTCTGAAAGCTTTCGAGAAAGAGAATATCGATGGCCTTATCATTGACTTACGTAATAACGGTGGTGGAGCGTTAGATGAAGCCGTAGAGTTGACTGGCTTGTTTATCGACCAAGGTCCTGTGGTGCAACAGCGAGACTCACGCAATCAAGTGACTTCTTTCGACGATAATCAACCGGGTATCGTCTATAACGGCCCCTTAGCTGTATTGGTTAACGGTGGTAGTGCTTCAGCATCAGAGATTTTTGCTGGAGCTATCCAAGACTATGGTCGTGGAATCGTTATTGGTGAACAAACCTTTGGAAAAGGGACTGTGCAGAGCATGATCGACTTAAATTATTATCGGTCACTCAGAGATTCTCAGCTGGGTCACTTAAAATTGACTACGTCAAAATTTTATCGAGTGTCTGGAGAGACGACTCAACACCGTGGTGTTGTGCCAGATATTCAGTTTCCAAGTGCGTTTAGTCCAGAAGAATTTGGCGAAAGCAGTTATGAGAACGCCCTTGCTTGGGACACGATTTCGAAAGCCAAATTTAAGCCTGAGAATCGGTTTGAAGGTGTGATTGGCGCTCTCAACGAACGCCACTTGCAGCGTCGCGCGACAAGCAAAGAGTTTTCTTATCTGCAAAAGGATATTGAGGAATATTTAGCTCGTAAAGATGATAAAGATATTTCCTTGAGTCTGACTGAGCGTCGCAAAGAAATTGATGAACAAAAAGCGAAACGCTTAAAACGGATTAACCAGCGACTGGTTGACAAAGGCTTGAAGCCAGTTGAATCATTGAAAGATTTCGACGAGAAGATCTTTGAAGAAGATGATTTTAGACTGCAAGAGTCTGGGAATATATTGGCCGATTATATTGTGCTGAAAAACAGGAAAAAACTTGCCGAAAAGCATTGA